The Coregonus clupeaformis isolate EN_2021a chromosome 13, ASM2061545v1, whole genome shotgun sequence genome includes a region encoding these proteins:
- the LOC121579972 gene encoding gap junction delta-2 protein, whose protein sequence is MTMGEWTILERLLEAAVQQHSTMIGRILLTVVVIFRILIVGIVGEKVYEDEQIMFICNTMQPGCNQACYDKAFPISHIRFWVFQIILVCTPSLCFITYSVHQSAKQRDRSYSMLHPYINHGHASHHSRGGDHHARKLRNINGILVQNPDSGKEEQDLEVKEIPNVPRGLTQAKSAKVRRQEGISRFYVIQVVFRNVLEIGFLAGQYFLYGFNVPGMFECDRYPCVKEVECYVSRPTEKTVFLIFMFAVSGICVLLNLAELNHLGWRKIKTAVRGVQARRKSICEVRKKDVSHVSQAPNLGRTQSSESAYV, encoded by the coding sequence gataCTGCTGACAGTAGTAGTGATCTTCCGTATTTTGATAGTAGGTATAGTGGGTGAAAAGGTCTATGAGGACGAGCAGATAATGTTCATCTGCAACACTATGCAGCCGGGCTGCAACCAGGCCTGCTACGACAAGGCCTTCCCTATATCCCACATCCGCTTCTGGGTCTTCCAGATCATCTTAGTGTGCACGCCCAGCCTGTGCTTTATCACCTACTCTGTGCACCAGTCCGCCAAGCAGCGTGACCGCAGTTACTCCATGCTGCACCCCTACATAAACCATGGTCATGCAAGTCACCACAGTCGCGGAGGCGACCACCATGCCCGCAAGCTGCGCAACATCAACGGTATCCTGGTGCAGAACCCTGACAGCGGCAAGGAGGAGCAGGACCTGGAGGTCAAGGAGATCCCAAATGTACCCCGGGGGCTCACGCAGGCCAAGAGCGCCAAGGTGCGGCGGCAGGAGGGAATCTCCCGCTTCTACGTCATCCAGGTGGTGTTCCGTAATGTGCTGGAGATCGGCTTCCTGGCAGGCCAGTACTTCCTCTATGGCTTCAATGTGCCAGGGATGTTTGAGTGTGACCGCTACCCCTGCGTGAAGGAGGTGGAGTGCTACGTGTCACGCCCCACAGAGAAGACAGTGTTCCTGATCTTCATGTTTGCGGTGAGCGGCATCTGTGTGCTGCTCAACCTGGCTGAGCTCAACCACCTGGGCTGGAGGAAGATCAAGACGGCCGTCAGGGGTGTTCAGGCCCGCAGAAAGTCCATCTGTGAGGTGCGTAAGAAGGACGTGTCGCATGTGTCCCAGGCCCCCAACCTGGGCAGGACCCAGTCCAGTGAGTCAGCCTACGTCTGA